Proteins encoded in a region of the Massilia sp. UMI-21 genome:
- a CDS encoding OmpA family protein, with protein MKTSSKLAALIALACASMMSAHAAPQDTMAQQPAQADATFVNPDWANSAWYMGAGVGRSRAKIYNSDLARRMSEAGLPLNSYNADNRDTGYKLFFGKQLNRYFAVEAGYFDLGDFSFDATTTGGALRGETDFRGVNLDLVGQLPLTERLSLLARAGVQYAKARTSYSGNVLNAVTNPNPPNEGRRHAKLGLGAEFKLSEALALRAEIERYRVTDGSYNSGDVHLTSLSLVYKFGRPTAPAYVAPAPVVEAAPAPAPAPVAAPVQPAPEPVPTSEKVSIATEALFDFDKAIVKPEGKAALDEFMAKLEGLDTEVMIAVGHTDSVGTDAYNEKLSLRRAEAVKAYMVSKGLDPARLYTEGKGESQPVADNATAEGRAKNRRVTIEVVGTRTVKQ; from the coding sequence ATGAAAACTTCCAGCAAACTCGCCGCACTGATCGCACTGGCCTGCGCAAGCATGATGAGCGCCCACGCCGCGCCGCAAGACACCATGGCCCAGCAGCCGGCGCAAGCCGATGCGACCTTCGTGAACCCTGACTGGGCCAACAGCGCCTGGTACATGGGTGCGGGCGTTGGCCGTTCGCGCGCCAAGATCTACAACAGCGACCTGGCACGCCGCATGTCGGAAGCCGGCCTCCCGCTGAATTCGTATAACGCGGACAATCGCGACACCGGCTACAAGCTGTTCTTCGGCAAGCAGCTGAACCGCTATTTCGCAGTCGAAGCCGGTTACTTCGACCTGGGCGACTTCAGCTTCGACGCCACCACCACCGGCGGCGCGCTGCGCGGCGAGACCGACTTCCGCGGCGTGAACCTGGACCTGGTCGGCCAGCTGCCGCTGACCGAGCGCCTGTCGCTGCTGGCCCGCGCCGGCGTGCAGTACGCGAAAGCACGTACCAGCTACTCGGGCAATGTGCTGAACGCGGTGACCAACCCGAATCCGCCAAACGAAGGCCGCCGTCACGCGAAACTGGGCCTGGGCGCCGAGTTCAAACTGAGCGAAGCCCTGGCGCTGCGCGCAGAAATCGAACGCTACCGCGTGACCGACGGTTCGTACAACAGCGGCGACGTGCACCTGACCTCGCTGAGCCTGGTGTACAAGTTCGGCCGTCCGACCGCACCGGCCTATGTGGCGCCGGCACCGGTCGTCGAGGCAGCGCCGGCACCAGCACCGGCACCGGTCGCCGCACCGGTGCAGCCGGCACCGGAACCGGTCCCGACCTCGGAAAAGGTCTCGATCGCGACTGAAGCCCTGTTCGACTTCGACAAGGCAATCGTCAAGCCGGAAGGCAAAGCTGCACTGGACGAGTTCATGGCGAAGCTGGAAGGCCTGGACACCGAAGTCATGATCGCCGTCGGCCATACCGACTCGGTCGGCACCGACGCCTACAACGAGAAGCTGTCGCTGCGCCGCGCCGAAGCAGTCAAGGCCTACATGGTGTCGAAAGGCCTGGATCCGGCCCGTCTGTACACCGAAGGCAAGGGCGAGTCCCAGCCGGTCGCCGACAACGCCACCGCCGAAGGCCGCGCCAAGAACCGTCGCGTGACCATCGAAGTGGTCGGCACCCGTACCGTCAAGCAGTAA
- a CDS encoding M48 family metalloprotease has product MRPVIRARESLADARALQILQCRYGHVGGASEFFEALGRQDGEAPAFTHYLASHPSMAARIEALRLAMRQAGLRSGPVQPLPR; this is encoded by the coding sequence GTGAGGCCGGTCATTCGCGCGCGCGAATCGCTGGCCGATGCCAGGGCGCTCCAGATTCTCCAGTGCCGCTATGGTCACGTGGGCGGCGCCAGCGAATTCTTCGAGGCGCTCGGCAGGCAGGATGGCGAAGCGCCGGCCTTCACCCATTACCTGGCATCGCATCCGTCGATGGCGGCCCGCATCGAAGCGCTGCGGCTGGCGATGCGCCAGGCCGGCCTGCGCAGCGGTCCCGTCCAGCCCCTGCCGCGCTGA
- a CDS encoding DUF2061 domain-containing protein, with the protein MVIVAKKTSQVLAHMTIGFMIAYAFTGSVVLGGMAIIIEPLINVLLLPLHEKAWAGFRARAGRERNHYLRIAAEKLSQTTLHTVVAFGVMYFATGSLALGGIAAAIEPICNVLLLPVHDRLWDRLACRFTGSLRPA; encoded by the coding sequence ATGGTCATCGTCGCCAAGAAAACCAGCCAAGTGCTCGCTCACATGACAATCGGGTTCATGATCGCCTATGCGTTCACCGGCTCGGTCGTGTTAGGGGGCATGGCGATCATCATCGAACCGTTGATCAATGTGTTACTCCTTCCACTGCATGAGAAGGCCTGGGCCGGATTCCGTGCGCGCGCCGGGCGGGAGCGCAATCACTATCTGCGCATTGCCGCGGAAAAGCTGAGCCAGACCACACTGCACACGGTGGTTGCCTTCGGCGTCATGTACTTCGCCACGGGCTCGCTCGCACTCGGCGGGATAGCCGCCGCGATCGAGCCAATCTGCAACGTCCTGCTTCTTCCGGTCCATGACCGTCTTTGGGACAGGCTGGCGTGTCGCTTCACCGGCAGCTTGCGCCCTGCCTGA
- the aqpZ gene encoding aquaporin Z yields MFSKLLAEFIGTFWLVLGGCGSAVLAATFPEVGIGLTGVSLAFGLAVLTGAYALGPISGGHFNPAVSVGLWAGGRFPARHVAPYIVSQVAGAVVAAGLLYLIASGKPGFDVQAGFAANGYGAHSPGNFSLGAGLVCELVMSFMFVLVVLGATHASAPVGFAGIAIGLALTLVHLVSIPVTNTSVNPARSTGPALFVGGWAVAQLWLFWLAPLLGGALAGLLYRTVLQRDLSEPAVKGQPRPESAQAAHV; encoded by the coding sequence ATGTTCAGTAAACTGCTCGCAGAGTTCATTGGTACGTTTTGGCTGGTCTTGGGGGGCTGTGGCAGCGCAGTGCTTGCCGCGACATTTCCCGAGGTCGGTATTGGCCTGACGGGCGTCTCGCTCGCTTTTGGCCTGGCTGTCCTCACCGGCGCGTATGCACTCGGTCCGATTTCGGGAGGCCATTTCAATCCGGCCGTGTCGGTCGGCTTGTGGGCGGGCGGCCGCTTCCCGGCACGCCATGTTGCACCCTATATCGTTAGCCAAGTGGCCGGCGCCGTGGTCGCGGCCGGCTTACTCTATCTTATCGCCAGCGGCAAGCCGGGCTTCGATGTGCAGGCAGGATTCGCTGCAAACGGTTATGGCGCCCACTCGCCTGGAAATTTTTCCCTGGGAGCGGGTCTGGTCTGTGAACTCGTGATGAGCTTCATGTTCGTCCTGGTGGTACTCGGTGCAACCCATGCCAGCGCGCCGGTAGGCTTTGCCGGTATCGCCATTGGTCTTGCGCTCACCTTGGTCCACCTGGTCAGTATTCCGGTCACGAATACCTCGGTCAATCCGGCGCGTAGTACCGGTCCTGCCCTGTTCGTCGGCGGATGGGCTGTCGCGCAGCTATGGCTGTTCTGGCTTGCGCCCTTGCTCGGCGGTGCGCTGGCAGGGCTGCTGTATCGGACGGTGCTGCAACGCGACCTGAGCGAACCCGCGGTCAAGGGACAGCCGAGGCCGGAAAGTGCGCAAGCCGCACATGTCTGA
- a CDS encoding acylase produces the protein MSQTSARTAAAPHIKVDVARTTHGVPHVRATDFRSLGYGLAYAYAQDNVCMFADSVLTVRGERARFFGADARPRQRTGDEYGGGSGFMDLKNEDSDFFFKGYVDLDRLRADYAAGPAEPRQLLDGFAQGYNRYLKDHAGKLPAACAGAKWVKPISFDDMVLVVAEKALHASGQVFAADFVAGGRTPGETVRLAKLAPRKLDTRSLVAQLEHLKRQGIGSNALAIGKEASSNGRGLLLGNPHFPWTTTDRFYQAHLTVPGRYDAMGVIIGGVPAVVIGFNRDVAWSHTVTTAYHFTTFRLALDAGDPTGTTYLYDGKRRKMTSKTVTVESVQPDGSVRQRSKTFYFSHQGAVIVRPEAGMDWSSTAAFVLADPNRNNARMLEQWLGIGRAGSVRELKASIDKVVGLPWVNTIAADRAGNTLYADASVVPHMNTDKFINGCLLLEAALLFDGSRSSCGLGQDQGAPQGIYGPNNAPWMMRTDYVGNSNDSYWLTNPKALLTGPAPFGYSPLYGSVGVEQSLRTRLGFRQLEELLAQKRTLALADMQALAFSNRVHAAELVLPELLTACAGASDALVRQACTTLQAWDRRADVDSRGAVLFREFWSIASAIPDKWATPFDPADPVHTPQGVAPAAMPAMVAALRSAADKLQSLGVPFDGRLGDYQVEPRNGVRIPLHGGNGDEEGSYSSLTMATPLGSTGYVGVVWGQSYIQTVGFDAHGPVAQAVLTYGQSTDPKSPWYADQTAAYSRKEWPVLPFTQQKIKADPHYATMTLRN, from the coding sequence ATGTCGCAAACCTCGGCCCGCACCGCGGCTGCCCCGCACATCAAGGTCGATGTCGCACGGACGACCCACGGCGTGCCGCACGTTCGGGCTACCGATTTCCGCAGTCTCGGCTATGGACTGGCCTATGCCTATGCCCAGGATAATGTCTGCATGTTTGCCGACTCCGTCCTGACCGTGCGCGGCGAGCGCGCGCGCTTCTTCGGCGCCGATGCGCGTCCGCGCCAGCGCACCGGCGACGAGTACGGCGGCGGCAGCGGTTTCATGGACCTGAAAAACGAAGACAGCGATTTCTTCTTCAAGGGCTATGTCGACCTCGACCGCCTGCGTGCCGACTATGCCGCCGGCCCTGCGGAGCCGCGCCAACTGCTCGACGGCTTCGCCCAGGGCTATAACCGCTACCTCAAGGACCATGCCGGGAAGCTGCCCGCAGCCTGCGCCGGCGCCAAGTGGGTCAAGCCGATCAGCTTCGACGACATGGTTCTGGTGGTGGCCGAAAAGGCGCTGCATGCCTCGGGCCAGGTATTCGCAGCGGACTTCGTGGCCGGCGGCCGCACTCCCGGCGAGACGGTGAGACTGGCCAAGCTGGCGCCGCGCAAGCTCGATACGCGCAGCCTCGTGGCCCAGCTCGAGCATCTCAAGCGGCAAGGCATCGGCAGCAATGCGCTGGCGATCGGCAAGGAGGCATCTTCCAACGGCCGCGGCCTGCTGCTGGGTAACCCGCACTTCCCCTGGACCACCACCGACCGCTTCTACCAGGCGCACCTGACGGTCCCGGGCCGCTACGATGCGATGGGCGTGATCATCGGCGGCGTGCCGGCGGTCGTCATCGGCTTCAACCGCGACGTGGCCTGGAGCCACACCGTGACCACCGCGTACCACTTCACGACCTTCCGCCTGGCCCTGGACGCCGGGGACCCCACCGGGACCACCTATCTATATGACGGCAAACGGCGCAAGATGACGTCGAAGACCGTGACGGTCGAGTCGGTGCAGCCGGACGGCTCGGTACGACAGCGCAGCAAGACCTTCTATTTCAGCCACCAGGGCGCGGTCATCGTCCGTCCCGAAGCAGGCATGGACTGGAGCTCGACCGCCGCATTCGTGCTGGCCGACCCGAACCGCAACAATGCCCGCATGCTCGAGCAATGGCTCGGCATCGGCAGGGCCGGCAGCGTGCGCGAACTGAAAGCGTCGATCGACAAGGTGGTCGGCCTGCCGTGGGTGAACACCATCGCCGCCGACCGTGCGGGCAACACGCTGTACGCGGACGCCAGCGTGGTGCCGCACATGAACACCGACAAGTTCATCAACGGCTGCCTGCTGCTGGAGGCGGCCCTGCTGTTCGACGGTTCGCGCAGCAGTTGCGGCTTGGGCCAGGACCAGGGCGCGCCGCAAGGCATCTATGGCCCGAACAACGCGCCATGGATGATGCGCACTGATTATGTCGGCAACTCCAATGACAGTTATTGGCTGACCAATCCAAAAGCCTTGCTGACCGGCCCCGCGCCATTCGGCTATTCGCCACTGTATGGCAGCGTCGGCGTCGAGCAGAGCCTGCGCACCCGGCTTGGCTTCCGCCAGCTCGAGGAGCTGCTGGCGCAAAAGCGCACGCTGGCGCTGGCCGACATGCAGGCCTTGGCCTTCTCCAACCGCGTGCATGCCGCCGAACTGGTGCTGCCCGAATTGCTGACCGCCTGCGCGGGCGCAAGCGATGCGCTGGTGCGCCAGGCATGCACGACGCTGCAAGCCTGGGACCGTCGCGCCGATGTCGACAGCCGCGGCGCTGTCCTGTTCCGCGAGTTCTGGAGCATCGCTTCGGCGATTCCGGACAAATGGGCCACGCCCTTCGACCCTGCCGATCCGGTACACACGCCGCAGGGCGTGGCGCCGGCAGCGATGCCGGCGATGGTGGCGGCCTTGCGCAGCGCGGCCGACAAGCTGCAGTCGCTCGGCGTGCCCTTCGATGGCCGGCTCGGCGACTACCAGGTGGAGCCGCGTAACGGCGTGCGTATTCCCCTGCATGGCGGGAATGGCGACGAAGAGGGCAGCTACAGTTCGCTGACCATGGCCACTCCGCTCGGCTCGACCGGCTACGTCGGTGTGGTCTGGGGCCAGAGCTACATCCAGACCGTCGGCTTCGACGCCCATGGACCGGTAGCGCAGGCGGTGCTGACCTATGGCCAGTCGACCGACCCGAAGTCGCCCTGGTACGCGGACCAGACCGCGGCATACTCGCGCAAGGAATGGCCGGTGCTGCCGTTCACGCAGCAGAAGATCAAGGCTGATCCGCACTACGCGACCATGACCCTGCGCAATTAA
- a CDS encoding response regulator produces the protein MFTTTTATRVLLIDDHRINAELVAGMLEDQPGLVLEYQQDPTKALETAVAFLPTVMMVDLHMPLIDGLDVIKALKNDPRVAEIPVIMLSSNTSARVKADGFEAGAIDYLVKWPDRVELMARLLAHSRAYLAIRDRDRAHDALRASQAELFERTRELAHAQVSLHEAEKMEAIGQLTSGVAHDFNNVLQLINGHLQLLRMAHRSDERTVKRLDAASEGVRRGAQLASQMLAFARRQPLAPTTLDVGGHLRSMEETIRQALGSHGLSLAAEAGLSACLDPGQFEKTILHLVQNAAEAMESDGWLEIAVDATQLPDSGSGEPPALLRVRLTDNGSGMSEELQRRAFEPFFSSKKGKRGAGLGLSLAFGFVKQSGGQIELASVPDKGTTVSMYFPLQSAADAAAQAPTAAAPVHTVLVVEDEAAVRQVCVEVLRKLGLCVLEAKDGETALGMIRQRLPIDLVFTDLVMPGQVRGQELAAAIATYLPQAKLLFASGYPGEGGTDDEILERTHLLRKPYRLDEMSRLVQQLLQED, from the coding sequence ATGTTCACCACAACGACCGCAACCCGGGTCCTGCTGATCGACGACCATCGGATCAATGCCGAGCTGGTCGCCGGCATGCTGGAGGACCAGCCCGGGCTTGTGCTCGAGTACCAGCAGGATCCCACGAAGGCGCTCGAGACGGCGGTGGCATTTCTGCCGACCGTGATGATGGTGGACCTCCACATGCCGCTGATCGACGGGCTCGACGTGATCAAGGCGCTCAAGAACGACCCGCGCGTGGCGGAGATCCCGGTCATCATGCTGTCTTCGAACACCAGTGCGCGCGTCAAGGCGGACGGCTTCGAGGCGGGCGCGATCGACTATCTGGTGAAGTGGCCGGACCGGGTCGAGCTGATGGCACGACTGCTCGCGCATTCGCGCGCCTATCTCGCGATCCGCGACCGCGACCGCGCCCACGACGCGCTGCGCGCAAGCCAGGCCGAACTCTTCGAACGCACGCGCGAGCTGGCGCATGCGCAGGTGTCGCTGCACGAAGCGGAAAAGATGGAAGCGATCGGCCAGCTGACGAGCGGCGTGGCGCACGACTTCAATAATGTACTCCAGCTGATCAACGGACACCTGCAGCTGCTGCGCATGGCGCACCGCAGCGACGAGCGGACGGTGAAGCGCCTGGACGCCGCGTCGGAAGGTGTGCGCCGTGGCGCCCAGTTGGCGTCGCAGATGCTGGCCTTCGCACGCCGTCAGCCCCTCGCGCCCACGACGCTCGACGTCGGTGGCCACCTGCGCAGCATGGAAGAAACGATCCGCCAGGCGCTGGGCAGCCATGGGCTGAGCCTGGCGGCGGAGGCCGGCCTGAGCGCCTGCCTCGACCCGGGCCAGTTCGAAAAGACGATTCTGCACCTCGTGCAGAATGCGGCCGAGGCCATGGAAAGCGATGGCTGGCTCGAGATTGCGGTCGACGCGACGCAGTTGCCGGACAGCGGGTCCGGCGAGCCGCCAGCCCTGCTGCGGGTGCGCCTGACCGATAACGGTAGCGGCATGAGCGAGGAGCTACAGCGGCGCGCATTCGAACCCTTCTTCTCGAGCAAGAAGGGTAAGCGCGGGGCCGGCTTGGGACTCAGCCTGGCCTTCGGCTTCGTCAAACAGAGCGGCGGGCAGATCGAACTGGCCAGCGTGCCGGACAAGGGGACCACCGTGAGCATGTATTTCCCCCTGCAGTCGGCAGCCGATGCGGCGGCGCAAGCGCCTACGGCAGCGGCGCCGGTCCACACGGTGCTGGTGGTGGAAGACGAAGCCGCGGTGCGCCAGGTCTGTGTCGAGGTCCTGCGCAAGCTCGGACTATGTGTGCTCGAAGCCAAGGACGGCGAGACGGCCCTGGGCATGATTCGCCAACGCCTGCCCATCGACCTCGTGTTCACCGACCTGGTCATGCCCGGTCAGGTGCGCGGGCAGGAACTTGCGGCGGCCATCGCGACCTACCTTCCGCAGGCGAAACTGCTGTTTGCATCGGGTTATCCGGGCGAAGGCGGGACGGACGACGAGATCCTCGAACGAACTCACCTGCTGCGCAAGCCCTACCGGCTGGATGAGATGTCGCGGCTGGTGCAGCAACTGCTGCAGGAAGACTGA
- a CDS encoding response regulator: MSKIVWPASPSEAAELIRTRDWSKTPLGPLDNWSAALRTLTDVVLRSPASMALVWGDDRILIYNDGYAQVCGDKHPHVLGSSVREAWPEAWNFNKEVFDACFAGEERVFRDACFVLHRHGAPEEVWFDLYYGPAVDEHGAVRGVLATVIETTERVRAEQQRQQHEDHLQKVNADLDTLRRSLEHTNRRLSGDMDFLNTLFRQAPSFMAVVTGPEHVFELANDAYAKLVQHRAVLGKPVRLALPELAGQGFYELLDSVYQSGEPYHGRNIEVQLDRGNGAGMERRIIDFVYQPLKDDVGGRTYGIFVEGVDVTDHALTEERLRVAQEAGEIGTFEWYPSTGKVVVSDAYRRIWGFAPDTEITADLLVSLVDPSYLHLAGPNRLGSESNPLGFSEFVIMRADTGERRWIARRGQAVPSTVAGERRYLGVAFDITERKRTEENLRQAEAALRALNQSLERKVVIEEAERFKAEDALRQAHKMEAVGQLASGVAHDFNNVLQIISSNLQLMELDGIGSVLGARVASAVAAVERGSKLSSQLLAFARRQPLQPVATDLGRLLADMESLLLRALGDRVVLDLRRSPGLWNARVDRNQLENAILNMAINARDAMGGSGRLTIGVSNDRRAASDAHVLLSITDTGCGMTPDVLDKIFDPFYTTKATGEGTGLGMSMVYGFVKQSGGEIRIDSSPGQGTTITILLPRADGDAVHDWAAVNASVPGGDETILVVDDDAAVADSTTELLSGLGYKVLSAENGEQALAVLRSGLPVDLLFSDLSMPGAVDCASLVAQSRQLAPDTRILLTTGQLPAGSCDDAIEMLPKPYNREQLAQAIRRQLGVAGLSVPMAAPAVADDTVRTVSVHDEARRILVVEDDPDTRELACELLAALGHAASGSGSAEHALMLLGEHEVDLLFTDLNLPRMSGSELASRAVAIQPALRVILTSGEGHNVSVPPDSGIVVLPKPYDLLQLEQCIALAALEAGEPFP, from the coding sequence ATGAGCAAGATCGTTTGGCCCGCCTCGCCTTCCGAAGCAGCCGAGCTGATTAGAACGCGGGATTGGAGCAAGACCCCGCTCGGTCCCCTCGACAACTGGTCGGCTGCCCTGCGCACGTTGACCGATGTCGTCCTGCGTTCTCCCGCCAGCATGGCCCTGGTCTGGGGCGACGACCGTATCCTGATCTATAACGACGGCTATGCGCAGGTATGCGGGGACAAACACCCCCACGTCCTCGGCAGCTCGGTACGTGAGGCCTGGCCGGAAGCCTGGAACTTCAACAAGGAAGTGTTCGACGCCTGCTTCGCAGGTGAAGAGCGGGTCTTCCGCGATGCCTGCTTCGTGCTTCACCGCCACGGCGCTCCCGAAGAAGTCTGGTTCGATCTGTATTACGGCCCGGCCGTGGACGAACATGGCGCGGTGCGGGGCGTGCTGGCGACCGTCATCGAAACCACCGAGCGCGTGCGCGCGGAACAGCAGCGGCAACAGCACGAAGACCACCTCCAGAAGGTCAACGCCGATCTCGATACGCTGCGCCGCAGCCTCGAACACACCAATCGCCGCTTGAGCGGCGACATGGACTTCCTCAACACCTTGTTCCGGCAGGCGCCGAGCTTCATGGCGGTGGTGACCGGGCCCGAGCATGTGTTCGAGCTGGCGAATGACGCCTACGCCAAACTGGTACAGCATCGGGCGGTGCTCGGCAAGCCGGTCCGGCTTGCCTTGCCCGAGCTGGCAGGACAGGGGTTCTACGAACTGCTGGATAGTGTCTACCAGAGCGGCGAGCCCTATCATGGCCGCAACATCGAAGTCCAGCTGGACCGTGGCAATGGCGCAGGGATGGAGCGCCGGATCATCGATTTCGTCTATCAGCCCCTGAAGGATGATGTTGGCGGACGCACCTATGGCATCTTCGTCGAAGGCGTCGACGTGACCGATCACGCCCTGACCGAGGAGCGTTTGCGTGTCGCCCAGGAGGCCGGTGAGATCGGAACCTTCGAATGGTACCCGAGCACCGGCAAGGTGGTGGTGTCGGACGCCTACCGCCGCATCTGGGGCTTTGCACCCGATACCGAGATCACTGCGGACCTGCTGGTCAGCCTGGTGGACCCGTCCTATCTGCACCTGGCGGGGCCGAATCGCCTGGGCAGCGAGTCGAATCCACTCGGCTTCTCCGAATTCGTGATCATGCGGGCCGATACCGGCGAGCGGCGCTGGATCGCCCGGCGCGGCCAGGCGGTGCCGAGCACGGTCGCGGGCGAGCGGCGCTACCTCGGGGTGGCCTTCGATATTACCGAACGCAAGCGCACCGAAGAGAACCTGCGCCAGGCCGAAGCCGCGCTGCGCGCGCTGAACCAGTCGCTGGAGCGCAAGGTCGTCATCGAAGAAGCCGAGCGCTTCAAGGCCGAGGATGCGCTGCGCCAGGCCCACAAGATGGAAGCGGTCGGCCAGTTGGCCAGCGGCGTGGCCCACGACTTCAATAACGTGTTGCAGATCATCTCCAGCAACCTGCAGCTGATGGAGCTGGACGGCATCGGCAGCGTGCTCGGCGCACGCGTGGCGAGCGCGGTCGCGGCCGTCGAACGCGGTTCGAAGCTGTCCTCGCAACTGCTCGCGTTCGCACGCCGGCAGCCCTTGCAACCGGTGGCGACCGACCTCGGGCGCCTGCTCGCCGACATGGAGTCGCTGTTGCTGCGCGCCCTGGGCGACCGGGTGGTGCTCGACCTGCGCCGTAGCCCGGGACTCTGGAACGCGCGCGTGGACCGCAATCAGCTCGAGAATGCGATCCTCAACATGGCGATCAACGCGCGCGACGCGATGGGCGGCAGCGGGCGCCTGACCATCGGCGTCAGCAATGACCGGAGAGCGGCGTCCGATGCGCACGTGCTGTTGTCGATCACCGACACCGGCTGCGGCATGACGCCCGATGTCCTCGACAAGATCTTCGACCCCTTCTACACGACCAAGGCCACCGGCGAAGGCACCGGCCTCGGCATGAGCATGGTCTACGGATTCGTGAAGCAGAGCGGTGGCGAGATCCGCATCGACAGCAGCCCGGGCCAGGGGACGACGATCACGATCCTGCTGCCGCGCGCCGATGGCGACGCGGTGCACGACTGGGCCGCCGTGAATGCCAGCGTGCCGGGCGGCGACGAAACCATCCTGGTGGTGGATGACGACGCGGCGGTGGCCGACAGCACGACCGAACTGCTCTCCGGTCTCGGCTACAAGGTGCTGAGCGCGGAAAACGGGGAGCAGGCCCTCGCCGTGCTGCGCTCGGGATTGCCGGTCGATCTGCTGTTCAGCGACCTGTCGATGCCCGGAGCGGTCGACTGTGCGTCACTGGTGGCGCAGTCCCGCCAGCTCGCGCCGGATACGCGTATCCTCCTGACCACGGGCCAGTTGCCCGCCGGCTCGTGTGACGATGCGATCGAAATGCTGCCCAAGCCCTACAACCGGGAGCAGCTGGCCCAGGCGATCCGCCGTCAGCTCGGGGTGGCGGGCCTGTCGGTCCCCATGGCGGCGCCGGCCGTTGCGGACGATACCGTGCGCACGGTGTCGGTGCATGACGAGGCGCGCCGGATTCTGGTCGTCGAAGACGATCCGGACACGCGCGAACTCGCCTGCGAGTTGCTCGCCGCTTTGGGCCATGCCGCCAGCGGCAGCGGTTCGGCCGAGCACGCGCTCATGCTGCTGGGTGAGCACGAGGTCGATCTCCTGTTTACCGACCTGAATCTGCCGCGCATGTCGGGCAGCGAGCTTGCCTCGCGCGCAGTCGCCATACAGCCCGCGCTGCGGGTCATCCTGACCTCGGGTGAAGGACACAACGTGAGCGTTCCGCCGGATAGCGGCATTGTCGTGCTACCCAAACCCTACGATCTCCTGCAGCTCGAACAGTGCATCGCCCTGGCCGCGCTAGAAGCCGGCGAACCTTTCCCCTGA
- a CDS encoding M20/M25/M40 family metallo-hydrolase has protein sequence MRSRLLKPCLFASLCLSLAAAAGASAGNKAWMTMGDAAFRQAKTAAPELVSIESRQLQVDGGSEKVHAVVLDEDRLAAIAGVIHQRMGLCGGFMYHASEAAARAALDRRPSVPELRSYGIRERERVQAILASMHESHIASTILALSGFANRYYTSRSGVEASNWLLSTWRELAAGREDIAVAQLAHPAYPQPSIILTIAGTDLADESVVVGAHLDSILSFGMSETARAPGADDDASGVASMTEALRALIASGYRPRRTIHLIAYAAEEVGLRGSQDIARQFRQARRKVAGVLQLDMTNYKGADKDIYLLTDYTNSAQNAFIAQLVGAYLPDLKLGYDKCGYACSDHASWDAQGYPVSMPFESAMARDNPAIHSSRDTLANSGGQATHALKFARLAAAYVVELSSE, from the coding sequence ATGAGGTCGCGCCTGCTCAAGCCCTGCCTGTTTGCGTCCCTTTGCCTCAGCCTTGCCGCGGCCGCCGGCGCATCGGCCGGGAACAAGGCGTGGATGACCATGGGCGACGCTGCCTTTCGGCAGGCGAAAACGGCCGCGCCCGAGCTGGTGTCGATCGAAAGCCGGCAACTGCAGGTGGACGGCGGCTCGGAAAAAGTGCATGCGGTCGTGCTGGACGAAGACCGGCTGGCGGCGATCGCCGGTGTCATCCATCAGCGAATGGGGCTGTGCGGCGGCTTCATGTATCACGCCAGCGAAGCCGCTGCACGCGCTGCCCTGGACCGGCGTCCAAGCGTTCCCGAGCTGCGTTCGTATGGCATCCGAGAGCGCGAGCGCGTCCAGGCCATATTGGCGAGCATGCACGAAAGCCATATCGCTTCGACGATCCTGGCCTTGAGCGGCTTTGCGAACCGCTATTACACCAGTCGAAGCGGGGTCGAGGCCTCGAACTGGCTGCTGTCGACATGGCGCGAACTCGCCGCCGGCCGCGAGGACATTGCCGTCGCCCAGCTCGCACACCCGGCCTATCCCCAGCCTTCCATCATCTTGACCATTGCCGGCACCGACCTGGCCGATGAAAGCGTCGTGGTCGGCGCGCACCTGGATTCCATCCTCAGCTTCGGCATGAGCGAGACCGCACGGGCGCCGGGCGCGGATGACGATGCTTCCGGTGTGGCGAGCATGACCGAAGCGCTGCGCGCGCTCATCGCGAGTGGCTACCGCCCGCGCAGGACGATCCACCTCATTGCTTACGCTGCGGAAGAAGTGGGATTGCGCGGCTCGCAGGATATCGCCCGCCAGTTCAGGCAGGCCAGGCGCAAGGTCGCAGGGGTGCTCCAGCTCGACATGACCAATTACAAAGGCGCGGACAAGGACATCTACCTGCTCACCGACTATACGAACAGTGCGCAGAACGCGTTCATCGCCCAGTTGGTCGGCGCCTATCTTCCGGATCTGAAACTGGGGTATGACAAGTGCGGCTACGCCTGCTCGGACCATGCAAGCTGGGACGCCCAAGGCTACCCTGTCTCGATGCCCTTCGAGTCGGCAATGGCGCGCGACAACCCGGCAATCCACAGTTCCCGCGACACCCTGGCCAACTCCGGCGGGCAAGCCACGCACGCGCTGAAGTTCGCGCGCCTGGCTGCGGCCTACGTGGTCGAGCTATCCAGCGAATAG